TCGTGAAGGTGTTGCCGCCGTCGGCCTTGAACGACTCGGAGGCGAAGTTGTCCTTGTCGAAGCCGACGGCGTGGGGGAGCTGCTTCAGGATGAGCAGGACGCCGATGGCCGCGAGCATCCCCTTGATGACCGAGGAGGGGAAGAAATGGCTGATCGCGCCCGCCCTCAGCAGGCCGAGCCCGAGCTGAAGGACGCCGCCGATCACCACGGCCATCGCGAACGCCTGGAAGCTCTGCAGGCTGGTGATGCCCGCGAGCACGATGGCGGCGAGCCCCGCCGCCGGGCCGCTCACGCTGAGCTGAGCGCGGCTCACGAGCGGGATGACGAGCCCGCCCACGATGCCGGCCACGATGCCGGAGAGGAGCGGGGCCCCCGACGCGAGCGCGATGCCCAGGCAGAGCGGCAGGGCGACGAGGAAGACGACGAGGCCGGCCGGGATGTCGTACTTGAGGTTCGCGATGAGGCGCGGATCGAGCGGCGGCGCGCTCTCCGCGGGCGGTGATTCCCGGCTCGCACCCGGGCTCTCGGAGCTAAGCGCCACGGCGCCGGCGGGATTCACCCCCGCGCCTGCATGGATAGGATTCGGAAGCTGCATCGAACGGGCCCTCTCAATTCGAGTTAAGACGTGGATCGGTGTCGAACAGGCGCTCAGATGGCCCGCCGGTAGACCGCTGTCTCCGGCAGCGCCGACGGGGGCGCCGCGTCACCGATCGGCCCGAACTGGCCGGTCGAAGCCTCGAATTGAAAGACCTGTCCGGTCTCGATCTTGAAGACCCAGGCGTAGAGAGAGAGCTCGCCGCGCGCGAGCCGCGCGCGGATCGTCGGGTGCGTCCGGAGGTTCTCGATCTGGGCGAGCACGTTCTCCTCCACCGTGATCGTCAGCCGATCCTCCCCCTCGATGTGCGGGTAGTTCTCCTGCACCAGGCGGCGCGTCAGCTCCGCGTGCTGGAGCCACGATTTGACCGCCGGCAGCTCGTCGAGGCCCGAGGGATCGAGCAGCCCGCGCATCGCGCCGCAGAGCGTGTGACCGCAGACGATGATGTGCTTGACCCCGAGGTGCGCGGCCGCGAACTCGATCGCGGCGGCCTCGCTGCCGTTGCTGGCGCCGTACGGCGGCACGATGTTGCCGACGTTGCGCACGATGAAGATGTCGCCAGGCTGGGTCTGCGTGATGAGGTTCGGGTTGATGCGGCTGTCCGAGCACGTGATGAACAGCGCCTCGGGCCGCTGACCCCTCGCCAGGTGGCGGAAGAGGTCCTGATGTGTACCGCACACCTCGGCATGGAACTTGTGCAACCCGTCAGCGAGCTTCTGCATGGAATAAACCCTCTCGTTGGCCGCGCCGATCCGGCGCGGCAGCCGTCGTGAACACCTCCGATTCCAGCGACTCCGAGCCGGACCGCGAGCGGCCTCGGCCACGGAGCTAGCCTATCAGTTCAGGAAGCGTGGTGGAGGACGACGGAGGGGAGGGTGGGGGACGGGGGACGGGACGCGGACGGGCCGGAGATCGGCGACGAGGACGGCGCGCGGCGGCGCCGCGCCGGCGCGCGGCGCCGATCGGGAGGCGACGGAACGACGGGCCCCGTCGCGGACCGGCGGCTGCAAGGCCTCGAGCACACCGTCGTTCTCGCTGGCCCCGGTACGAAACGATCCCGAAACATCGGAGTTGCCGGCTTCGATGATGCTGATATTCGCCCGTCCCAGCGCAGTGGGGGCGAGGATCAGCAGGAAGAGCAGCGCGATCCGAGGGAAAAATGACCGGAGGGCCAGCATCGTTCGAGGAGTGACAGGCTGTCGGCCGCGGGAACCAGGGAGGCGCCCTGTCTATTCCCTAACCTGGCAGCGGTCTCGGTTCGTCGCAAGACGCAACGAGGTGCAGATCGTGTGGGGCAGAATGTCCCGCGCTGGGGCGGACGTCTCGCGCCTGAGCCAGCACGGCGCCACGTCCAAATACCCGTACCAGCGACAGAATTCAACCCGCCGTCAATGCCGTCACGATGGCGTCGCGGAAGGCGCGCATCTCGTGCTCACCCGCATATTTATAACGAGGCCAGAAGAAGCCCTTGAGACCGTCCCGCTGACGGCGCGGGACCACGTGGATGTGCACGTGGGGGACGCTCTGACTGACGCGGTTGTTGATGGCGACGAAGGAGCCGTCTGCGGAGCATGCGGACTCGACGGCGCACGCGAGGCGCTGGGCGGTCGCGAAGAGCGGACCGACGAGCGACGCCGGAATATCGGTGAGCACCTCGTGATGGGCGCGCGGGATGAGCAGGCAGTGGCCGGGGAAGAGCGGGCGGTGATCCAGGAACGCCAGGACCTCCGGCTCGTCGAGCACGACGTGGGCCGGCGTTTCGCCCCGGGCGATGCTGCAGAACACGCAGGGGCGGGACGGCATGGTGAGCCTCGCGCTCTTCGATGCCGCGCGGCCTGCCTGGCGTCAATGCCGGCCGCGCGGGCAGCGGCGCGCGGCCGCGGTCACGGCGACGCTGGGCGCGCGCGGCCGTGGCCACGCTGGGCACGCGCGGCTGCGCAGGGCGCGCGCGGTCGTCAGTGGCTCGCCAGGATGGCGTCGATCGAGCCGTAGGTGGCAGGCTCGCGCGTCCAGTAGTCCAGGAGAAGGCCGCCGGCCGTCATCCAGGCCCTGTCGAAGCCGCCGTCCTGCGACGTGACGCGCACGACGTGATCGCCGCCGTGGAACGCCCAGTGGCGGCCCGTGTGGTCGAAGTGGTCGATGAGCGCGCCCTGCCGCGTCTTGACGTGGAGCGCGTCGGAGGGATCGTCCCACGACGTGTCGACGATGAGCTCGTAGACCTGCCAGAGGTTGCCGGACGGCAGCACTCCCCAGTCCACCTGGACCCCGGAGTCGTTCGGGAGCCCGAAGACGAAGCAGCGGGGCATGCGCCGCGCCGCGTGCCAGAGATCGCCGTTGCGGCTCTGCTCGTGGTGGAGCGTCACGAGCGTGTCGCGCGCGAGGCCGAACGCGTCGTTGTCACCGGGGCTGTCCCACACCCGGCGGAAGAGGTGCTGGCAGAGCTGGTCGGCCCCGGCGGAGAACCCGACGGTGAGCAGGCCCCGCTGCCGGCGCTCGTGCAGGAGGCGCCCGAACTTGCCGGGCTCTCCGTCGAACATCGCGCCGAGCTGCTTGTAGCGCCAGAGCCCCGTCGTGCTGTAGCCGCCGCCGAGGATCACCACCTCGGACGACGCGAGGTAGTGCCACAGGACGTCCACGTCCTCCCTGCGCAGGTTGCTGGTCCAGTAGAACGGCACGTGCTCGAGGCCGAACCGCTCGTAGAACCGGAAGAACCAGCTGAAGTTGCCGTACGCGAACTCCTGCCGCTCGCGCTCGTTGCCGTCGCGGGGCGCCTCAGACATCGGCAGGAACAGGATGCGCTTGTTGTCCCGCCCCGAGAGCGCCCGCTGCGCGATGTAGCGGTCGTGGATGAAGTTGCAGCGGTTATGGGAGCTGTAGAGCAGCGCGGTCCCTCTCATGAGGGCGCGCATCTGAGCCGCTCGCCGCGCCTCGCGTCAAGGGGCCGCTCTCGGCGGGCGGGCTCGGCGGGCGAGCTCGGCGCGTCGACGGCGAGGCGCGGCGCTGGTCGGCCTCGGCCGCTCGTTGGTCGACCACGCACCACGCGCCACGCGCCACGCGTCAGCCGCGCCGCACCTGCTGCATCTTGCGAGGGATGGCGCCCGAGCGCATCAGCATCTCGAACGCCTCCTTCTCGAGCATCGGGTGGACGCCGCGCGGCGGCACGCCCATGGGGCTCTTCTTCTTCGTGACGAAGCCGCTCAGGTACTGCGGGTTGAGCGCGCTCAGGCTCCGCAGCGTGGTCTTCATCTGCTTCGTGTTGTTCGCCCACGCATAGGCGAACGCGCGCGAGCGGAGCAGCTGCGGCTTGAGCTCGGCGAACGCCTCGTCGTTCGGATCGAAGGTCTCGAGCAGCTCGACCGCCTTCCCGGCCTGGCCGGTCCGGGCCCACGCCTCGCCGACGATGGCGGCCATCATGGCGCGGATCCTCGGCTCCTTGTGGCGGGTCATGTCGATCTTGTCGACGAGCGCCCGCGCCTCGTCCGTCTCGCTCAGGATGAGGTGGATCATGCCGCGCTGGGCGCGCGCCTCGTCGGCCATCGGGGCCATCACCTTGTCGAGGTTGATGGTCTCCAGCGTCCGGAGCGCGGCCCGCGGGTCCTCCTGCATCTGGAGCTGCGCCTTCGCGAACGTCGCGGCCGCGTCGTCCTTCTTGAACTCCGTGTCGAGCTTGGCGATCGCGTCCTTGCGGGCCTCGGCGGAGTCGGCGGTCTGCACGATCTGCGCGACGGCGCGCGTCCGGGTCGCGAAGCGCAGCGCCCACACGATGACGCCGCCGACGATGACCGTCAGGACGCCGGCGGCCGCCTTCGGCCAGACCCCCGGGATGGCCAGGGCGATGGCCCAGACGATGAGCGCCGGGATGCCGACGCGGATGGCGAGCGAGCGCGGGTTCAGCTGGGAGAGCGGGTCGGCCGGGGGCTTTCCACTGCGGAGGGCGGCGATGGCCTGCTCGCGCTGCTGCTTGGGGCTCTGCTTCTTCGGGGTGGGTTTGCCGGGGGTCTTCATCGAGGTCGTGGAGCTGATTTCCTGCGCGGGGCGCGGGGTCTCATAGCCGGCTTGCGGGGGAGCGGCCAGCGGAGGCGGACGGGCGAGCCGATCGGCCCCGGGGAAGGGGCTCGGGCGGTGGAGGCTAGCTCGCGGCCCTGTCGGGGTCGCTGCTGCGGGCGCTGGGCTCGCCCTCGGGCTCGGCGGCGGGGACGGGCGTGGAGGCCGGGCGGGCGGATTCGAAGCCGCGCAGCGGCGGGAGCGGCTCGATCGTGGGGGCGATGATCGGGACGCCGCGCTGCGGCGGGATCGTGGCCGTCGGATCGGCGAGGCCCAGCGTCGACTCGCGGAAGTGGAGGAAGATCGTCTGCGCGAGCGAGAGGCAGGGGACCGCGAAGAGCGCGCCGGTGATCTGGAAAAAGTGCTCGCCGACGAGCAGCGAGAGCACCACGAGGACCGGGTGGATCTTCGCCGAGTCGCCGATGATCTTCGGGTTCAGGAAGTTCGCCTCGAGCTGGTGGATGCCCACGATCCACGCGAGCACGCCGGCCGCCGTGCCGAACGACTGCGTGAGGCCGATGAGGACCGCCGGGACCGAGCTCAGGATCGAGCCGAAGATCGGGATCAGCGACATCACCGCCGCGAGGACGGAGAGGATCGGCCAGTACTTGAGGTCGAAGAGCCAGAAGCCGATCGCGGAGAGGACGCCGTTGACGAGGCAGATCAGGAGCTGCCCGCGGACGACGCCGGAGAGCCCCCGGTCGAGCCGGCGCAGGAACCGATCGAACGAGTCGCGCGAGGTCGGGTGCCAGAGCTCGCGGAAGAAGCGCAGGATCTTCTCGTGCGTCAGGATGATGTAGCCGGCGAGCATCAACGTCATGAAGAGGTTGAAGATGCCGCGCGAGATGGCCGTCGCGATGGCCTGCCCGATCCGGAGGACCGCGAGCGAGTTCTCCTTCAGGTAGGTGGCACCCTTCTCGTAGCCCTCCTGGAGCATGTTCGCGCTGGAGAGCCCGCGGTGCCTCGGGCGCGCCTGCGCGATCTGCCAGACGCCGTCGCGCGTCTCGCGGACCTCGACGTCGTCGGCGATCTGCACGTCGAATGAGCCGTCCGGCCCGGGCAAGATGCGGATCGGCGGGCGCTCGGCGCTCTCCTCTCCTCCAGCAGGGGCCGCGCTGGAGTCGGGCGGCCGCGCGGCCTGATCGGGCTCCTGGGCGGGCGCGTTCGCCGGCGGCGGCGCCTCGGGCTCGCGGCCCGACCAGCGGTTGAGCCGCGCGTCGAGCGCGGGCAGGTACTCCTCGCGGAGGCGCGCGGCGAGGCGCGGGGCCTCGGCGGTGAGCGCCTTCCCCTCGGCGATGAGGCGCGGGACGCTGAGGGCGAAGAAGCCCGCGATCCCGGAGAGCACGAGCGCGTAGACGACGAGGATCGCCGCCCACCGCGGGACGCGCGCGCGCTCGAGCCGGAGGACCGCCGGCGTGAGCACGTAGGCGACCACGAGCGCGAGCACGAACGGGAGCAGCACCGCGTGGGAGACGATGAGCAGCGCCGCCGTGAGGACGGCGCTGACCGTCAGGAACACGGTGCGCCGCGAGGGGCCTTCGCTCACAGCGCCTCGCCGCGCGCGGCCCGGCCGTGGGTGCCCTCGTCGACGAGCGACGCGGGGAGGTCGGCGAAGAAGCCGAGCAGGTGGTCACGCGTCGCCTCGAGCGCCTGCGGGACGACGCGGACGTCGGCGAGCACCGGCATGAAGTTGGTGTCGCCGGGCCAGCGCGGGACGATGTGGACGTGCAGGTGCTCGGCGATCCCGGCGCCCGCCGCGGTGCCCAGGTTGATCCCGACGTTCATGCCCTCGCACTTGAGCGCGGCGCGCAGGCGGGTCGTCGACTCGCGCACGAGGCGGAAGAGGGCCTCGTGATCGGCTGGCTCGAGCGCGTCGAGCGAGGCGACGTGCGCGTGCGGGACGATGAGGAGGTGGCCCGACGCGAACGGGTAGCGGTTGAGCATGACGAACGCGCGGCGGGTCGTCGCCACGACCAGCCGGTCGCGCTGTTCATGCTCGGATGCGCGGGGAATGCCGCAGAAGATGCAGTCGGCCTGGCCCTTCGGCGCAAGGATGTAATCGATGCGCCAGGGCGCCCACAGGGGGTTGCCCATGTCGCGGAGACGCTAGCACGGCGGCAACGCGCGCGGGACCACCGCTCGCTCGTCGCCGCGTCGTCCTCGCAGTTGCCGCGCAGGCGCGCCTCACGTTCCGCCGTTCCGCCGCCCCGCCGCAGCGCCGTCGATGGGGGCTCAGAACTGGAGCGGCGTGGCCGCGAGATCGAACCAGAGCGAGAGGCCAAGCCCGGCGGAGGTGCCGAGCGCATCCCAGACGAAGTCGCGGACCGAGGGGGTGCCGTGCCCGGCGGCATCGTAGACCTCCTTCGCCAGCCCAGCGCCGAGCGCGACCGCGGCGCCCACAGCGAGCCGCTGGCGGAGGTCGCTGGTCGCGAGCGCGCCGAGCGCATAGCCGCCGCCGGCGAGGGCGATTGACGCGCAGAAATGGC
The nucleotide sequence above comes from Sorangium aterium. Encoded proteins:
- a CDS encoding HIT family protein, with translation MGNPLWAPWRIDYILAPKGQADCIFCGIPRASEHEQRDRLVVATTRRAFVMLNRYPFASGHLLIVPHAHVASLDALEPADHEALFRLVRESTTRLRAALKCEGMNVGINLGTAAGAGIAEHLHVHIVPRWPGDTNFMPVLADVRVVPQALEATRDHLLGFFADLPASLVDEGTHGRAARGEAL
- a CDS encoding AI-2E family transporter is translated as MSEGPSRRTVFLTVSAVLTAALLIVSHAVLLPFVLALVVAYVLTPAVLRLERARVPRWAAILVVYALVLSGIAGFFALSVPRLIAEGKALTAEAPRLAARLREEYLPALDARLNRWSGREPEAPPPANAPAQEPDQAARPPDSSAAPAGGEESAERPPIRILPGPDGSFDVQIADDVEVRETRDGVWQIAQARPRHRGLSSANMLQEGYEKGATYLKENSLAVLRIGQAIATAISRGIFNLFMTLMLAGYIILTHEKILRFFRELWHPTSRDSFDRFLRRLDRGLSGVVRGQLLICLVNGVLSAIGFWLFDLKYWPILSVLAAVMSLIPIFGSILSSVPAVLIGLTQSFGTAAGVLAWIVGIHQLEANFLNPKIIGDSAKIHPVLVVLSLLVGEHFFQITGALFAVPCLSLAQTIFLHFRESTLGLADPTATIPPQRGVPIIAPTIEPLPPLRGFESARPASTPVPAAEPEGEPSARSSDPDRAAS
- a CDS encoding carbonic anhydrase is translated as MQKLADGLHKFHAEVCGTHQDLFRHLARGQRPEALFITCSDSRINPNLITQTQPGDIFIVRNVGNIVPPYGASNGSEAAAIEFAAAHLGVKHIIVCGHTLCGAMRGLLDPSGLDELPAVKSWLQHAELTRRLVQENYPHIEGEDRLTITVEENVLAQIENLRTHPTIRARLARGELSLYAWVFKIETGQVFQFEASTGQFGPIGDAAPPSALPETAVYRRAI
- a CDS encoding HIT family protein, with the translated sequence MPSRPCVFCSIARGETPAHVVLDEPEVLAFLDHRPLFPGHCLLIPRAHHEVLTDIPASLVGPLFATAQRLACAVESACSADGSFVAINNRVSQSVPHVHIHVVPRRQRDGLKGFFWPRYKYAGEHEMRAFRDAIVTALTAG